One window of the Lytechinus pictus isolate F3 Inbred chromosome 5, Lp3.0, whole genome shotgun sequence genome contains the following:
- the LOC129261555 gene encoding uncharacterized protein LOC129261555 codes for MWITMATVYSLISLLVCIHQTSASSSSQIKRAHPHAPSSSTSLLYSSSSPSSMSSSSMSSASPQLSTMLNTTSPTSMISTMIWASSINDMQPSTRGQTSRSWSVYPSPKATSKTINAPSSTDPLFVMTSSFYEGNLNSSTMSTNFWDGDMYTMTTEEIWLSTLDQDAEITTATPVSQIPITLTSQPPASQMSSLLSPSTMSSAASPSTRVTISSQQPSTLIPSSPPSTPIPSFSSSPSLSSSSQSTPSTPILSSSATPMPSSSSSSTSSSSTSSPISKPLTPIPSSSIGNHSINQSPFSTPPPPSAIPSPSPSGAMSDAAETRTSTYTHSITMFPPSTYESDRVTSSVVGSSTGVSASVSMTSSTTHNFNGSVPISATQSMSPSFEIISSFFDLNVTSFVESYTILMTASADVNVSVESPQPTMQLFTQLISSETPEIQSTPISSDYHMPMPSSASPIASSSNVLLNASMSDIPSAMPSTSSITASTANPASHIPPTESASTEATTDGNKTTPGVYYPVKCTIKLDGDCHQVKAKEDAFKSNFIESISSLMSLDRSRISVNSVKCGSVVVDFTLQDTADFAFAEDLYGYMDSTGITVRFDNQTLTAETIDFHDGPYAPTTLKPSEAPPVSDDDEGGLTFEQQQRLIYILIGVVVGFVILLAIILVVHHVVRRTCSKSQQSFDLQDEPCIKLTDFNMAHTCIPRPRSIYSSIGADGRFFRYDNREDNSYPPASPTSFIYADSRDIKEHYHEVIDPDDHDPSTADMQNQKDFGRSGLPEWNLPVVDGASAVSPDLLNTIDSHHSSHPSTSSDTFRPPSAASSTINNPPVFSPPAPPPPPPPPLPTPIIQSGTLRSRHSCDAGSEMTDSSGDTNTLTKGSSDVGASMMGIDNPLMTPEEYYDIPGPSTSGRMSRYIVR; via the exons ATGTGGATCACCATGGCAACCGTGTATTCTCTGATATCTCTCCTTGTCTGCATTCACCAGACGTCAG CATCTTCTTCAAGTCAGATAAAAAGGGCACATCCGCATGCTCCATCATCGTCCACATCACTCCTTTATTCTTCATCGTCGCCATCGTCTATGTCATCATCGTCGATGTCATCAGCATCGCCTCAGCTATCAACCATGCTAAATACTACATCACCTACATCAATGATATCAACCATGATATGGGCATCGAGTATTAATGATATGCAGCCATCGACAAGGGGGCAGACGAGTAGGTCGTGGTCGGTATATCCGTCACCGAAGGCGACGTCGAAGACGATCAATGCACCATCGTCAACGGATCCATTGTTTGTGATgacttcatcattttatgaag GAAATCTGAACTCCTCTACCATGTCTACGAACTTTTGGGACGGCGACATGTACACCATGACGACGGAAGAGATCTGGCTATCAACATTAGACCAAGATGCTGAGATCACCACAGCTACGCCAGTATCACAAATACCAATAACATTGACATCACAACCACCAGCATCACAGATGTCATCATTGTTGTCACCATCAACAATGTCATCAGCAGCGTCACCATCAACCCGAGTAACCATATCATCACAACAACCGTCAACGTTGATACCGTCTTCACCGCCATCAACGCCAataccatcattttcatcatcaccgtcattatcatcatcatcacaatcaacaccatcaacaccaatactatcatcatcagcaacaccaatgccatcatcatcatcatcatcaacatcatcatcatcaacatcatcaccaatatCAAAACCATTAACACCAATTCCATCATCATCTATCGGTAACCATAGCATTAATCAAAGCCCATTCTCGACACCTCCTCCACCATCCGCCATTCCCTCCCCTTCTCCTTCGGGTGCTATGTCGGATGCTGCAGAGACAAGAACATCCACGTATACTCACTCGATTACCATGTTTCCACCTTCAACGTACGAGTCCGACCGGGTCACCTCTTCAGTGGTGGGTAGTAGCACCGGTGTTTCCGCCAGCGTGTCAATGACCTCAAGCACGACACATAACTTCAATGGATCAGTGCCGATATCAGCTACACAATCAATGTCCCCTTCGTTTGAAATCATCTCGTCTTTCTTTGATTTAAATGTAACATCCTTCGTGGAATCATACACGATTCTAATGACAGCATCGGCTGATGTCAACGTGTCTGTAGAGTCTCCTCAACCAACGATGCAATTATTCACTCAGTTGATTTCTTCAGAAACTCCGGAAATACAATCAACTCCGATTTCCTCAGATTATCACATGCCGATGCCTTCATCAGCTTCACCCATTGCATCATCGTCAAACGTTCTCCTGAACGCATCCATGAGTGACATCCCCTCTGCAATGCCATCCACGTCGAGCATTACTGCCAGTACTGCCAATCCGGCATCGCATATCCCACCAACAGAATCAGCATCAACAGAAGCAACCACTGATGGAAACAAAACCACACCGGGAGTGTACTACCCAGTGAAATGCACCATCAAATTAGATGGAGACTGTCATCAAGTCAAGGCGAAAGAGGACGCCTTCAAAAGCAATTTTATTGAGTCAATATCCTCTTTGATGTCTCTAGACCGTTCCAGGATATCAGTCAACAGTGTGAAATGTGGCTCTGTCGTTGTGGACTTCACGCTGCAGGACACCGCGGATTTTGCCTTCGCAGAGGATCTCTACGGCTATATGGACTCGACTGGCATCACTGTGCGTTTCGACAATCAGACCCTGACAGCAGAGACAATCGATTTTCACGACGGTCCGTACGCTCCGACCACACTGAAGCCATCGGAAGCCCCACCGGTATCAGACGACGATGAGGGCGGGCTGACTTTCGAACAGCAGCAGAGACTGATATACATCCTCATCGGCGTCGTGGTTGGCTTCGTGATTTTACTGGCCATCATCCTTGTTGTCCATCACGTGGTTAGGAGGACCTGCAGTAAGAGTCAACAGTCCTTCGATCTTCAGGACGAACCCTGCATCAAGCTGACTGACTTCAACATGGCGCACACCTGCATTCCTAGACCTCGAAGTATCTACAGCTCCATTGGGGCAGATGGAAGGTTCTTCCGGTACGACAATCGAGAG GACAATAGTTATCCACCTGCCAGTCCGACGTCATTCATTTACGCCGACTCACGGGACATCAAAGAACATTATCACGAGGTCATTGACCCGGATGACCACGACCCTTCGACTGCTGACATGCAGAATCAAAAGGACTTTGGACGGAGTGGTCTTCCGGAATGGAACCTTCCAGTCGTAGATG GTGCTTCTGCTGTGTCCCCAGATCTCCTGAATACTATCGATTCCCACCATTCAAGTCACCCGTCGACATCGTCTGATACATTCCGACCGCCGTCCGCCGCCTCGTCAACCATCAATAACCCGCCGGTTTTTTCACCACCCGCTCCCCCTCCTCCACCGCCTCCACCGCTGCCCACCCCTATCATACAGAGTGGAACGCTCCGGTCTCGACACAGCTGCGATGCAGGCTCAGAGATGACGGACTCGTCAGGCGATACCAACACGCTGACAAAGGGGAGTTCAGACGTTGGCGCGTCGATGATGGGTATAGATAATCCACTGATGACCCCGGAAGAATATTATGATATCCCGGGTCCAAGTACATCCGGTAGAATGTCAAGATATATCGTACGCTAG